The Nocardia higoensis genome has a segment encoding these proteins:
- a CDS encoding TetR/AcrR family transcriptional regulator, with translation MARQQERARRTRAAIIRSAAVEFGKSGYAAASLNRILEGSRATKGAMYFHFDSKEELARAVLETAVERYRATAERWLARTDLGPLDVLHGMLDELALRLEHDIIVQAEYRLIIEPDFYRDVQAGGGRILIRATRSLALRAVEHGQLREDADPDRFTRTLSAALAGQRYLVDLPGVAADLRGRFQEALEVVVESMATPEWREKFAVDGWAASARLEELGLGV, from the coding sequence ATGGCACGGCAGCAAGAGCGGGCCCGCCGGACACGGGCGGCGATAATCAGGTCCGCGGCCGTCGAATTCGGTAAGAGCGGCTATGCCGCGGCATCGCTGAACAGAATCCTGGAAGGGTCGCGCGCGACCAAGGGAGCGATGTACTTCCACTTCGACTCCAAGGAAGAACTGGCCAGGGCGGTGCTGGAGACGGCGGTGGAGCGTTACCGCGCCACTGCCGAACGCTGGCTCGCTCGAACCGATCTGGGCCCACTCGACGTGCTGCACGGCATGCTCGACGAGCTGGCCCTGCGTCTCGAACACGACATCATCGTGCAGGCGGAATACCGGCTGATCATCGAGCCCGACTTCTATCGCGATGTCCAGGCGGGCGGCGGGCGTATCCTCATCCGGGCCACGCGCTCGCTGGCGCTGCGGGCCGTCGAGCACGGACAGCTGCGTGAGGACGCCGATCCGGATCGCTTCACGCGCACGCTGAGCGCGGCGCTGGCCGGCCAGCGCTATCTGGTCGATCTGCCCGGCGTGGCGGCCGATCTGCGTGGCCGGTTCCAGGAGGCGCTGGAGGTCGTCGTCGAGTCGATGGCGACGCCGGAGTGGCGGGAGAAGTTCGCCGTCGACGGGTGGGCTGCGTCGGCGCGGCTGGAAGAGCTCGGTTTGGGCGTCTGA
- a CDS encoding polyprenol monophosphomannose synthase: MRVTVVVPTYNERENLPVAVDRLTALAVPDLHILVVDDNSPDGTGEVADKLAIELPDVVGVLHRTEKDGLGRAYVAGITRALDEGADVVIQMDADLSHPAEVIPAMLAKLSESDAGVVLGSRYVPGGSTAEEWKWYRKALSAWANFYVNLILRLGVKDATAGFKAWKADTLRAIDVASIRSNGYSFQVEMNYRAVRKGIAIAEVPIRFEERTLGASKMSLKVQLESALMPWKLLFGRSV; encoded by the coding sequence TTGAGGGTTACCGTTGTTGTGCCGACCTACAACGAGCGGGAGAATCTGCCGGTGGCGGTGGACCGGCTGACCGCGCTGGCGGTGCCCGACCTGCACATCCTCGTCGTGGACGACAACTCTCCGGACGGTACGGGCGAGGTGGCCGACAAGCTGGCCATCGAACTGCCCGACGTGGTGGGAGTGCTGCACCGCACCGAGAAGGACGGCCTCGGCCGCGCCTATGTCGCGGGCATCACCCGCGCGCTGGACGAGGGCGCCGACGTGGTCATCCAGATGGACGCCGATCTCTCGCACCCCGCCGAGGTGATCCCGGCGATGCTGGCGAAGCTGAGCGAATCCGACGCGGGTGTGGTGCTCGGATCCCGCTACGTGCCCGGCGGCTCCACCGCCGAGGAGTGGAAGTGGTACCGCAAGGCGCTCTCGGCCTGGGCCAACTTCTACGTCAACCTCATCCTGCGCCTCGGGGTGAAGGATGCCACCGCCGGCTTCAAGGCGTGGAAGGCCGACACCCTGCGCGCCATCGACGTGGCCTCCATCCGCAGCAACGGCTACTCGTTCCAGGTGGAGATGAACTACCGGGCTGTCCGCAAGGGCATCGCCATCGCCGAGGTGCCGATCCGTTTCGAGGAGCGGACCCTCGGCGCGTCCAAGATGAGTCTGAAGGTGCAGCTGGAGTCGGCGCTGATGCCGTGGAAGCTGCTGTTC